Genomic segment of Bacteroides intestinalis DSM 17393:
GCACGAATGCGTGAAGATTTCTCTTATGCTATGGTTCACGACATGAAGAATCCGATCAGTTCCATCCTAATTGGCCTCAAAGTGCTTCGTAGTGGAAAAGTAGATGATAAACCTGAGAAGAAAGAAAAACATTTCGACATACTGGAGGCGGAGGCTCAGCATTTGCTTGCACTGGCCAATAAAGTACTGACTATCTCTAAGTTGGAACATGGACAATTATTGCTGGACAAGAACTGGATTCAACTTCATCCTATGGTGGATGAACTGGTACACACGTTCACTGCTAAGGCAGAAAAGCCTACTATATTTCAGGTGGATTTACAGGAAGAGGGAGTCTATGCCGATGAAGAATATCTGAAAGAGGCTTTAAGTAACCTGATAGACAATGCGGTGAAATACTCTAAGGATACGATAGATATACAGATTACTTCCTGCCTTTCCGGACAGTATGCTCAGATCAAGGTGCGGGATAATGGTATCGGTATTCCGCTTGCGGCTCAACGGATTGTATTTGATAAGTTTGAACGCGTAATTACCCGGAATGAGGATGCGAAGAAGAAAGTATCCGGCTTCGGCTTGGGGCTGAACTATGTGATGAATGTGGCTCGTGAACATGGAGGATACGTCAGTGTGGAGAGTGTGGAAGGAAAATATAGCGAATTTACGGTTTCTTTGCCATTGCCGGTGGAGAACGAGGAATGACGTGGCCTGACCTGTCCGCTTTTCGATAGGCAAGCCGGACCACGTTTTTTTAATTGTTATTCTACGGGAGGCACATCCAGAATGCTGCCATATCGATGGAATTCGAAGGAGATGCTTTGCTCTTTAATATAATGTATTAACTCTACACGTCCGTTTTTCACAGGTTTTGCCGTGGCAATGTATTTGTTTCTACGGGCTGCCTCTTCATACATTTCCATCGGAATATCAGCGCCACAAGTGCGGATACGTTCATAGCTCCTCATTGTTTTGAGGAATTCATCCAATGTTTCTTTCTTTAGTGTACAGCCGGTAGATGATAATGCAGTCGTGCGATCATCATTCGGGTCAAAGCTGATAGTCAGTGGTGTGTGGCAGAGCTTTGTGGCAAGTGCAATCATTTCCGCTTCTTCGTTACTATCTCCCGGGAAAAGGCGGAGTACCATATTCTTTAATGGCAGATAACGGAATGCATTCTGTTCGCCATATAACTTATTGATATCCCGTGCATGCGCAAATTCTTCTTCATAAGCATGAGGATAACTTTGCTTATAATCCGTATTACTTTCCGGTTTGTCGGTAATCTTCACAAGGCAGGCACAATAGTTCGGTCCGCCTGCTTTTACACCACCACCGAAAGCAGATAGTTTCATTCCACCGAAAGGTTGGCGGTTGACAATAGCACCTGTGATACCACGATTGATATAAAGATTACCTGCCAGAATGGAGTCCTTCCAGAGTTTTTGTTCGTTTTCATCCAGGCTTTGCAGACCGGAAGTCAAACCGTAGTCCAGGCTGTTCACCAACTCTATTCCCTGTTGAAGATTGTCAATACAAGCCACACTTAACATGGGACCGAACAATTCGGTGCGGAATGAATAACTGCCCGGTTTTACTCCCCACTTCACGGTAGGGGCGAGGATGTATTGCTTCTCGTCAATA
This window contains:
- a CDS encoding sensor histidine kinase is translated as MKKSYYILLTITATAAVLYLLGNWVGRSFGLNRQQVIRNIHEAYGRATDAFEAGQTKDLTAFFRHELDEVNLKQIKFRLDTVSLHSDSIVLKQDLRYFSDYRKLLEQHYTFVCPVNDTQGVHAYIQNLRAGFIGKLLYMFFGTIVALGLLLFAIRKQVDIIRRQDELARMREDFSYAMVHDMKNPISSILIGLKVLRSGKVDDKPEKKEKHFDILEAEAQHLLALANKVLTISKLEHGQLLLDKNWIQLHPMVDELVHTFTAKAEKPTIFQVDLQEEGVYADEEYLKEALSNLIDNAVKYSKDTIDIQITSCLSGQYAQIKVRDNGIGIPLAAQRIVFDKFERVITRNEDAKKKVSGFGLGLNYVMNVAREHGGYVSVESVEGKYSEFTVSLPLPVENEE